The following are encoded in a window of Corynebacterium argentoratense DSM 44202 genomic DNA:
- a CDS encoding MraY family glycosyltransferase, translating to MGVGGVGVPLRELGLVALMACAITFLCTGVIRVLVVRSGHLSEIRERDVHTVPKPRLGGVAMYSGFLAAVFLAAQLPALTRGFKPFTPEMNAVVWAGFVIVIVGVIDDLYDIDALTKLIGQLFGAVLMSIMGLSWTLLYLPIGEGTTLVLDHVQSTVLTAVFAVTLINAINFVDGLDGLAAGLGMISGLSLLLFSLTILHDQGGTVSAYPPAIISAALVGMCAGFLPHNFEPSRIFMGDSGSMLIGLLLAAASTSVSGKINMSLYGAADMIGVMSPVVVVIAAFFVPLLDLIMAIIRRVKSGQSPFTADKMHLHHRLLGLGHSHRRVVLVMYAWVAVVSIGAVTFTAIPPVVAIGLCAAGLIAAAVFTLQPILQRRSRKGIQSSHARQ from the coding sequence ATTCGTGTGTTGGTGGTGCGTTCCGGGCATCTGTCGGAGATCAGGGAACGCGACGTACACACTGTCCCCAAGCCCCGCTTGGGTGGTGTGGCCATGTACTCCGGGTTTTTGGCAGCAGTATTCCTTGCGGCACAGCTGCCCGCGCTTACGAGGGGATTTAAGCCTTTTACCCCAGAGATGAACGCAGTGGTGTGGGCGGGTTTCGTCATCGTGATCGTTGGGGTGATCGATGATCTCTACGACATTGACGCGTTGACCAAACTCATAGGTCAGCTCTTCGGTGCTGTCTTGATGTCCATTATGGGATTGTCATGGACCCTGCTGTATCTTCCCATAGGGGAGGGCACCACACTTGTGCTTGACCATGTCCAGTCCACAGTATTGACGGCGGTGTTCGCTGTCACTCTGATTAATGCGATCAACTTCGTCGACGGGCTCGATGGGCTAGCAGCGGGCTTAGGGATGATCTCTGGTCTTTCCCTGCTCTTGTTCTCGCTAACGATCTTGCACGACCAAGGCGGCACGGTGTCCGCTTACCCACCCGCCATCATCTCCGCAGCCCTAGTGGGAATGTGCGCGGGTTTCCTTCCGCACAATTTCGAGCCTTCCCGAATCTTCATGGGGGACAGTGGCTCGATGCTTATCGGCCTGTTGCTTGCCGCGGCATCGACATCAGTGAGCGGAAAAATAAACATGTCCTTGTACGGTGCAGCGGACATGATTGGTGTGATGTCGCCGGTGGTCGTAGTGATCGCCGCGTTCTTCGTCCCATTGCTTGATCTGATCATGGCAATTATCCGGCGAGTAAAGAGCGGCCAATCGCCTTTTACCGCAGACAAAATGCATTTGCATCACCGACTGCTAGGTCTAGGCCACAGTCATCGGCGAGTTGTTCTCGTTATGTACGCGTGGGTGGCGGTCGTGAGCATTGGGGCCGTGACATTCACCGCCATTCCGCCCGTGGTTGCGATAGGTTTGTGCGCCGCCGGGCTTATAGCTGCGGCCGTATTTACCCTCCAACCGATCCTGCAGCGTCGATCCCGCAAAGGTATACAATCTTCCCATGCACGCCAATGA